In Microbacterium laevaniformans, a single window of DNA contains:
- a CDS encoding AAA family ATPase → MSVRVVLASDRLDTPVVVDGLRDDDAEVLLVVAADAPADAAADAVTGRAAAELLGALAAADVLAVDAGRDTLTPQLVTVCDRFGVRIVAVCDGAADRRLAEMFGIATCAPDGVRTAVLHAATAPPTAPPRGRIIAVWGPAGAPGRTTMAIEMAAELARDGRRVGLIDADTHAPSVAMLTGLADEGPGFAAACRAAERGTLSAAELERIALPLGDVAVLAGINRPGRWPELSSARVGGALEQCRTWVEDLIVDVAAPLERDEEIVSDVEGPRRNAATLAVLAAADIVVAVVSADPVGVARFVRAHADLRAAAGAAPIHVLVNKTRTSTLGIDARSQVRRTLDRYVGVAACWFVPWDPKAADAAVLQAQPVGRVAPRSSLSGAVRRFVGEAIEPPPARAAVRRSRVAPGADTEGRRRDAHLRTRRTLRGVA, encoded by the coding sequence ATGAGCGTGCGCGTGGTGCTGGCGTCCGACCGGCTGGACACCCCCGTCGTCGTGGACGGTCTCCGCGACGACGATGCCGAGGTTCTTCTCGTCGTGGCAGCGGATGCTCCGGCGGATGCCGCCGCCGACGCCGTCACGGGCCGCGCCGCGGCGGAACTGCTCGGCGCGCTCGCCGCCGCCGACGTCCTCGCCGTCGACGCCGGCCGAGACACGCTGACTCCTCAGCTGGTCACCGTGTGCGACCGCTTCGGAGTGCGCATCGTCGCGGTCTGCGACGGCGCGGCCGATCGCCGACTCGCCGAGATGTTCGGCATCGCCACGTGCGCGCCGGACGGCGTCCGCACCGCGGTGCTGCACGCGGCGACCGCGCCGCCGACGGCGCCCCCGCGCGGTCGCATCATCGCGGTCTGGGGCCCCGCGGGCGCTCCGGGACGCACCACCATGGCCATCGAGATGGCCGCGGAGCTCGCCCGGGATGGGCGCCGTGTCGGCCTCATCGACGCGGACACTCATGCCCCATCGGTCGCGATGCTGACCGGGCTCGCCGACGAGGGGCCGGGCTTCGCCGCGGCCTGTCGAGCGGCGGAGCGCGGGACGTTGAGCGCCGCCGAGCTCGAACGGATCGCCCTGCCCCTCGGTGATGTCGCGGTTCTGGCGGGGATCAACCGGCCGGGGCGCTGGCCGGAGCTGTCCTCGGCGCGGGTCGGCGGTGCACTCGAGCAGTGTCGCACGTGGGTCGAGGATCTCATCGTCGACGTCGCGGCGCCGCTGGAGCGCGACGAGGAGATCGTGAGCGATGTGGAGGGCCCGCGTCGCAACGCCGCCACGCTCGCGGTCCTGGCCGCGGCCGACATCGTCGTCGCGGTCGTCTCCGCAGACCCCGTCGGCGTTGCACGCTTCGTCCGTGCGCATGCCGATCTGCGCGCCGCGGCCGGCGCCGCGCCCATCCACGTCCTGGTCAACAAGACGCGGACCTCGACGCTCGGGATCGACGCGCGATCGCAGGTGCGCCGCACGCTCGATCGCTACGTCGGCGTCGCCGCGTGCTGGTTCGTCCCGTGGGATCCGAAGGCTGCCGACGCCGCGGTCCTGCAGGCGCAGCCGGTGGGTCGTGTGGCGCCACGCTCCTCGCTGTCTGGGGCCGTTCGTCGTTTCGTCGGCGAGGCGATCGAGCCGCCTCCGGCGCGCGCAGCGGTGCGTCGATCGCGTGTGGCACCCGGCGCCGATACCGAGGGCCGGCGCAGGGACGCTCACCTCCGGACGCGACGCACTCTTCGCGGCGTGGCCTGA
- the mtrB gene encoding MtrAB system histidine kinase MtrB — MTPQTATVPTLTGWRDWRSWPRRVAYAWTRSLRFRTLVITIGATALAILIAFVAMALAIQNDLFESRVQQVQEAVQRATQSTQQTLNAAQIDGDGAALQSLWNNATDSIARQAGTDMIAAFRISDEPSTIAPQDFQRGGLNAGLITPGLRGAVQGDSQKRWWQSVGLPAADGSTVPGIIVGQQLEFPEVGAYEFYFAYDFAPEQQTLQFVQITLWLVGAGLVLLIAAISSFVLRSVTVPIAEAAETSATLAAGDLAVRLPVRGEDEFAILGRSFNAMADSIESQIKELAELSLVQQRFVSDVSHELRTPLTTIRLASDMLNDQRDSFDPTTARAAELLHAQVQRFETLLTDLLEISRYDAGSVQLEYEPTSLAHLAEDVIASMQQLADQHGTDVRLVAPGGYSPVDMDPRRVRRVVRNLLGNAIEHGEGRPIVVTVDSNQRAVAIGVRDYGLGMSAADAERVFDRFWRADPSRKRTIGGTGLGLSIALGDAKLHGGTLAVWSDLGRGTNFVLTLPRQGQPIDGSSPVALDPGEDGVSLDDLGLTQPITVFDKGGRS, encoded by the coding sequence ATGACGCCGCAGACGGCGACCGTGCCGACGTTGACCGGCTGGCGCGATTGGCGCAGCTGGCCTCGCCGGGTGGCGTACGCCTGGACCCGGTCGCTGCGTTTTCGCACGCTCGTCATCACGATCGGTGCGACGGCTCTCGCCATCCTCATCGCCTTCGTCGCGATGGCGCTTGCGATCCAGAACGATCTCTTCGAGTCCCGCGTCCAGCAGGTGCAGGAAGCCGTGCAGCGCGCCACGCAGTCCACCCAGCAGACACTCAACGCCGCTCAGATCGATGGCGACGGCGCCGCCTTGCAGTCGCTCTGGAACAATGCGACCGACTCGATCGCCCGCCAAGCCGGCACCGACATGATCGCCGCGTTCCGCATTTCGGATGAGCCGTCGACGATCGCCCCGCAGGACTTCCAGCGCGGCGGGCTGAACGCAGGATTGATCACGCCCGGGCTGCGCGGCGCCGTTCAAGGTGACAGCCAGAAGCGCTGGTGGCAGTCCGTCGGTCTGCCGGCAGCCGACGGCAGTACGGTGCCCGGGATCATCGTCGGGCAGCAGCTCGAGTTTCCCGAGGTCGGTGCCTACGAGTTCTACTTCGCCTACGACTTCGCCCCGGAGCAGCAGACCCTGCAGTTCGTCCAGATCACGCTGTGGCTCGTCGGTGCCGGGCTGGTGCTCCTGATCGCCGCGATCTCCTCCTTCGTGCTGCGCTCGGTGACCGTCCCGATCGCCGAGGCCGCCGAAACGAGTGCGACCCTCGCCGCCGGCGATCTCGCCGTGCGTCTGCCGGTACGGGGTGAGGACGAGTTCGCGATCCTCGGCCGCTCGTTCAACGCGATGGCCGACAGCATCGAATCCCAGATCAAGGAGCTCGCCGAGCTCTCGCTCGTGCAGCAGCGCTTCGTCTCCGACGTGTCCCATGAGCTGCGCACACCGTTGACGACGATCCGCCTGGCCAGCGACATGCTCAACGATCAGCGCGACTCCTTCGATCCGACCACCGCCCGCGCCGCGGAGCTGCTGCATGCACAGGTGCAGCGCTTCGAGACGCTTCTGACCGACCTGCTGGAGATCAGCCGCTACGACGCGGGGTCGGTGCAGCTGGAGTATGAGCCGACCAGCCTCGCGCATCTCGCCGAGGACGTCATCGCCTCGATGCAGCAGTTGGCCGATCAGCACGGGACGGATGTGCGCCTGGTCGCTCCGGGAGGCTACTCTCCGGTCGATATGGATCCCCGCCGCGTCCGCAGGGTCGTGCGCAACCTGCTCGGCAACGCCATCGAGCACGGCGAGGGCCGTCCCATCGTCGTCACCGTGGACAGCAACCAGCGGGCGGTTGCGATCGGTGTCCGTGACTATGGACTCGGCATGAGCGCCGCCGACGCCGAGCGCGTGTTCGACCGCTTCTGGCGCGCCGACCCGTCGCGCAAGCGCACGATCGGCGGCACGGGATTGGGGCTGTCGATCGCGCTCGGCGATGCGAAGCTGCACGGGGGCACTCTGGCTGTCTGGTCGGATCTCGGCCGCGGCACGAACTTCGTGCTGACGCTGCCGCGGCAGGGTCAGCCCATCGACGGCTCGTCACCCGTTGCCCTCGACCCGGGCGAGGACGGCGTCTCGCTCGACGACCTCGGCTTGACGCAGCCGATCACCGTATTCGACAAGGGGGGACGCTCATGA
- a CDS encoding pyridoxal phosphate-dependent aminotransferase encodes MSPRILDQSSKLKDVLYEIRGAALVEADRLEADGHRILKLNTGNPAVFGFEAPYQIVRDMIEAVPHAHGYSDSRGIMSARRAVVSRYEQVPGFPTFDPDDVYLGNGVSELITMTMQALLDSGDEVLIPAPDYPLWTAMTSLAGGTPVHYRCDNENGWQPDLEDIRSKVTPATKAIVVINPNNPTGAVYSREVLEEIVEIAREHSLLLLSDEIYDRILFDDAVHIPLATLAPDLLCLTFNGLSKTYRVAGYRSGWMVITGPKKHATGFLEGIQLLASTRLCPNVPAQHAVQAALSGVQSIDALIAPTGRLHEQRDAAFEALTAIPGVQCHKPRGALYAFPRLDPEIYEIHDDAKFVYDFLVAEHVLLVQGTGFNWPTPDHFRIVTLPEARVLTEAIERLGNFLSSYRQ; translated from the coding sequence ATGAGTCCCCGCATCCTCGACCAGTCATCCAAGCTCAAGGACGTTCTCTACGAGATCCGTGGAGCCGCCCTTGTCGAAGCTGACCGGCTCGAGGCCGACGGCCACCGCATCCTCAAACTCAACACCGGCAATCCCGCCGTGTTCGGCTTCGAGGCGCCGTACCAGATCGTGCGCGACATGATCGAGGCGGTCCCGCACGCACACGGCTACAGCGACAGCCGCGGCATCATGTCGGCGCGCCGCGCCGTCGTGTCGCGGTACGAGCAGGTTCCCGGGTTCCCGACGTTCGATCCGGACGATGTCTACCTGGGTAACGGTGTCTCCGAGCTGATCACCATGACCATGCAGGCGCTGCTGGACAGCGGCGACGAGGTTCTCATCCCCGCTCCGGACTATCCGCTGTGGACGGCCATGACGAGCCTGGCCGGAGGCACTCCCGTGCACTACCGCTGCGACAACGAGAACGGGTGGCAGCCCGACCTCGAAGACATCCGGTCGAAGGTGACGCCGGCCACGAAGGCGATCGTCGTCATCAACCCGAACAACCCGACCGGGGCGGTGTACTCCCGTGAGGTGCTCGAGGAAATCGTGGAGATCGCCCGGGAGCACTCGCTGTTGCTGCTCAGCGACGAGATCTACGACCGCATCCTGTTCGACGACGCCGTGCACATCCCGCTCGCCACGCTCGCTCCGGATCTGCTCTGCCTGACCTTCAACGGCCTGTCCAAGACGTATCGCGTGGCCGGGTACCGCTCGGGCTGGATGGTCATCACCGGCCCCAAGAAGCACGCCACCGGGTTCCTGGAGGGCATCCAGCTGCTCGCCTCGACGCGGCTGTGTCCCAATGTGCCCGCTCAGCACGCGGTGCAGGCTGCGCTGTCCGGTGTGCAGTCGATCGACGCGCTGATCGCTCCCACCGGACGGCTCCATGAGCAGCGGGATGCCGCCTTCGAGGCTCTCACCGCGATTCCGGGGGTGCAGTGCCACAAGCCGCGCGGCGCCCTCTACGCGTTCCCCCGACTCGATCCTGAGATCTACGAGATCCACGACGATGCCAAGTTCGTCTACGACTTCCTCGTCGCCGAGCACGTGCTGCTCGTGCAGGGAACAGGCTTCAACTGGCCGACGCCGGATCACTTCCGGATCGTGACGCTGCCGGAGGCGCGCGTGCTCACCGAGGCGATCGAACGGCTCGGCAACTTCCTCTCCTCGTACCGGCAGTAG
- a CDS encoding Rv3235 family protein, producing MATASPDAAGTTRRSVSTPRRGSALEVAEYFAPQRTGTDALPAPEPLLKNLTIGVLEALAGVREVDQLARWFGEDAFRALITRANLSARARSARGVAPARPVHHILSTRHSSPADGVIEGVVIVAGPARTRAVALRLEGWDGRWRATSLALL from the coding sequence ATGGCCACCGCATCCCCCGACGCTGCCGGCACGACCCGGCGGAGCGTTTCGACACCGCGGCGCGGCTCCGCCCTGGAGGTCGCCGAGTACTTCGCCCCCCAGCGCACCGGTACCGACGCGCTGCCCGCCCCGGAGCCGCTGCTGAAGAACCTGACCATCGGCGTCCTCGAAGCGCTCGCCGGGGTGCGCGAGGTCGATCAACTCGCACGCTGGTTCGGCGAGGACGCGTTTCGTGCTCTGATCACACGAGCCAATCTGTCGGCTCGCGCACGCAGCGCCCGAGGCGTCGCGCCGGCCCGCCCCGTGCACCACATCCTCTCGACACGTCATTCCTCCCCCGCCGACGGCGTCATCGAGGGAGTGGTCATCGTGGCAGGACCGGCGCGCACCCGCGCCGTCGCCCTCCGCTTGGAGGGCTGGGACGGGCGCTGGCGCGCCACGTCCCTCGCGCTTCTGTGA
- the hpf gene encoding ribosome hibernation-promoting factor, HPF/YfiA family → METSIVGVGVSISDRFRTVTEEKSVRIGTLSPRAQRLDVKVTHRAYHNGSREEETVELTVTGKGPLVRAEATDSDKFTALDMAVDKLAEQLRRAKDKRVDARNHPRGAKLDKGSGALSGIDVQPASVETLRAVATGEIPIAVGDEGEDDYTPVVIRTKNFDAEWMTVEEAVDRMELVGHDFFLFIDARTDHPSVVYRRKGWDYGVISLTASAPPAAELAS, encoded by the coding sequence ATGGAAACCAGCATCGTCGGCGTGGGTGTGAGCATCTCGGATCGTTTCCGCACCGTCACCGAAGAGAAGTCCGTCCGCATCGGAACGCTGTCCCCCCGAGCGCAGCGTCTCGACGTCAAGGTCACGCACCGCGCGTATCACAATGGAAGCCGCGAAGAGGAGACGGTCGAGCTGACCGTCACGGGCAAGGGCCCACTCGTGCGTGCGGAGGCCACCGACAGCGACAAGTTCACGGCGCTCGACATGGCGGTCGACAAGCTCGCCGAGCAGCTGCGTCGTGCCAAGGACAAGCGCGTGGACGCCCGAAACCACCCGCGTGGCGCCAAGCTCGACAAGGGGAGCGGTGCGCTGTCCGGCATCGATGTGCAGCCGGCATCCGTGGAGACGCTGCGTGCTGTCGCGACCGGCGAGATCCCGATCGCCGTCGGCGACGAGGGCGAGGACGACTACACCCCGGTCGTGATCCGCACCAAGAACTTCGACGCCGAGTGGATGACGGTCGAAGAAGCCGTCGACCGCATGGAGCTCGTCGGACACGACTTCTTCCTCTTCATCGACGCCCGCACCGACCACCCGAGTGTCGTCTACCGCCGCAAGGGCTGGGACTACGGCGTGATCTCGCTCACGGCCAGCGCTCCGCCGGCCGCGGAGCTCGCGTCCTGA
- the secA gene encoding preprotein translocase subunit SecA: MANPLEKLLRAGEGRILRRLQQVVKAVGALEEDYAQLTDEELRGETAELRARHEAGESLDKLMPEAFAAVREAAKRTLGQRPYDVQIMGGAALHLGNIAEMKTGEGKTLTATFAVYLNAIAGKGVHVITVNDFLASYQAELMGRVYRALGMSTGTIVAGQTPEVRREQYNADITYGTNNEFGFDYLRDNMAWQKQDLVQRGHFFAIVDEVDSILIDEARTPLIISGPSSGEANRWFVEFAKIAKTLEAGVDYEVDEKKRTIGVLEPGIEKVEDYLGIDNLYESANTPLISFLNNSIKALALFKRDTDYVVMNDEVMIVDEHTGRILVGRRYNEGIHQAIEAKENVPVKAENQTLATVTLQNYFRLYEKLAGMTGTAETEAAEFMSTYKLGVVPIPTNKPMIRKDQPDLVYKNEQAKFAQVVEDIARRHESGQPVLVGTVSVEKSEYLSRLLAKKGIKHEVLNAKNHAREAEIVARAGRLGAVTVATNMAGRGTDIMLGGNAEFLAVQEVKAKGLDPVETPDEYDAAWTETYAAMRDIVAEEATKVVEAGGLYVLGTERHESRRIDNQLRGRSGRQGDPGESRFYLSLTDDLMRLFQSGAAEAILARTNFPDDVAIESTMVSRAIKSAQSQVEARNAEIRKNVLKYDDVLNRQREAIYADRRQMLEGDDLSDRVHHFIEDAIGAIIDDHTGTGHNESWDFDALWTELKTLYPVSVTIDEVVAESGSKGRVTPEVLKREILSDAKIAYAAREEKLGEPAMRELERRVVLQVLDRRWRDHLYEMDYLKDGIGLRAMAQRDPLIEYQREGYEMFQTMMGQIKEESVGFLYNLEVEVRQSGEEVEAKGLQVAPSVENQKLQYTAANDAGEVEVRNDRGQVQQAATSKLRQQSAPSEQASPAAEAPRGAFGQRTDAAASAPAANNRAERRAAGKKK, from the coding sequence GTGGCCAACCCTCTCGAGAAACTGCTCCGCGCCGGCGAAGGACGCATCCTGCGGCGGCTTCAGCAGGTCGTGAAGGCGGTCGGCGCCCTGGAAGAGGACTACGCGCAGCTGACCGACGAGGAGCTGCGCGGGGAGACCGCCGAGCTGCGCGCCCGTCACGAGGCGGGAGAGAGCCTCGACAAGTTGATGCCGGAGGCCTTCGCGGCCGTGCGCGAGGCCGCCAAGCGCACGCTCGGCCAGCGTCCGTACGACGTCCAGATCATGGGTGGCGCGGCGCTGCATCTCGGCAACATCGCGGAGATGAAGACCGGTGAGGGAAAGACGCTGACCGCGACCTTCGCGGTCTACCTCAACGCCATCGCCGGCAAGGGCGTGCACGTCATCACCGTCAACGATTTCCTCGCGTCGTATCAGGCCGAGCTCATGGGTCGCGTCTACCGCGCACTCGGCATGTCGACCGGCACGATCGTCGCCGGGCAGACACCCGAGGTGCGCCGTGAGCAGTACAACGCCGACATCACCTACGGCACGAACAACGAGTTCGGCTTCGATTACCTGCGCGACAACATGGCCTGGCAGAAGCAGGACCTCGTCCAGCGCGGTCACTTCTTCGCGATCGTCGACGAGGTCGACTCGATCCTCATCGACGAGGCGCGCACGCCGCTCATCATCTCCGGCCCGTCCTCCGGCGAGGCGAACCGCTGGTTCGTCGAGTTCGCGAAGATCGCGAAGACTCTCGAAGCCGGCGTCGACTACGAGGTCGACGAGAAGAAGCGCACGATCGGTGTTCTCGAGCCCGGCATCGAGAAGGTGGAGGACTACCTCGGCATCGACAACCTGTACGAATCGGCCAACACCCCGCTCATCTCCTTCCTGAACAACTCGATCAAGGCGCTGGCGCTGTTCAAGCGCGACACCGACTACGTCGTGATGAACGACGAAGTCATGATCGTCGACGAGCACACCGGCCGCATCCTGGTCGGGCGCCGGTACAACGAGGGCATCCACCAGGCGATCGAGGCCAAGGAGAACGTCCCGGTCAAGGCAGAGAACCAGACACTCGCGACGGTGACGTTGCAGAACTACTTCCGCCTGTACGAGAAGCTCGCCGGCATGACCGGCACCGCCGAGACCGAGGCGGCAGAGTTCATGTCGACCTATAAGCTCGGCGTCGTCCCGATCCCGACGAACAAGCCGATGATCCGCAAGGACCAGCCCGACCTCGTCTACAAGAACGAGCAGGCGAAGTTCGCTCAGGTGGTGGAGGACATCGCGCGCCGTCATGAGAGCGGGCAGCCGGTGCTCGTCGGTACCGTCAGCGTCGAGAAGAGCGAGTACCTCTCGCGCCTGCTCGCCAAGAAGGGCATCAAGCACGAGGTCCTCAACGCCAAGAACCACGCGCGTGAGGCCGAGATCGTCGCTCGCGCCGGTCGCCTCGGCGCCGTCACCGTCGCCACCAACATGGCCGGCCGCGGCACCGACATCATGCTCGGCGGCAACGCCGAGTTCCTGGCGGTGCAGGAGGTCAAGGCGAAGGGACTGGACCCCGTCGAGACGCCCGACGAGTACGACGCCGCATGGACCGAGACCTACGCCGCGATGCGCGACATCGTCGCCGAAGAGGCGACGAAGGTCGTCGAGGCCGGCGGACTGTACGTCCTCGGAACCGAGCGTCATGAGTCCCGCCGTATCGACAACCAGCTGCGCGGCCGCTCGGGCCGTCAGGGCGACCCCGGCGAGAGCCGCTTCTATCTGTCGCTGACCGACGACCTGATGCGCCTGTTCCAGTCCGGCGCCGCCGAGGCGATCCTCGCCCGCACGAACTTCCCGGACGATGTCGCGATCGAGTCGACCATGGTTTCGCGCGCGATCAAGAGTGCGCAGTCGCAGGTGGAAGCCCGCAACGCGGAGATCCGCAAGAACGTGCTCAAGTACGACGACGTCCTCAACCGCCAGCGCGAGGCGATCTACGCCGACCGCCGGCAGATGCTCGAGGGCGACGACCTCTCCGACCGCGTCCACCACTTCATCGAGGACGCCATCGGCGCGATCATCGACGACCACACCGGTACGGGCCACAACGAGAGCTGGGACTTCGACGCGCTGTGGACGGAGCTGAAGACGCTGTACCCGGTGTCGGTGACGATCGACGAGGTCGTCGCCGAGAGCGGCAGCAAGGGCCGCGTCACGCCCGAGGTGCTCAAGCGCGAGATCCTCTCCGACGCGAAGATCGCGTACGCGGCGCGCGAGGAGAAGCTCGGTGAGCCCGCGATGCGCGAGCTCGAGCGGCGGGTCGTGCTGCAGGTGCTCGACCGCCGGTGGCGCGATCACCTCTACGAGATGGACTACCTCAAGGACGGCATCGGCCTGCGCGCGATGGCACAGCGCGATCCGCTGATCGAGTACCAGCGCGAGGGCTACGAGATGTTCCAGACGATGATGGGGCAGATCAAGGAGGAGTCCGTCGGCTTCCTCTACAACCTCGAGGTCGAGGTGCGTCAGAGCGGCGAGGAGGTCGAGGCGAAGGGCCTGCAGGTCGCGCCCTCGGTCGAGAACCAGAAGCTCCAGTACACGGCCGCCAACGATGCGGGCGAGGTTGAGGTCCGCAACGACCGCGGACAGGTGCAGCAGGCGGCGACGAGCAAACTCCGCCAGCAGAGCGCGCCCTCCGAGCAGGCCTCGCCCGCCGCCGAGGCTCCGCGCGGGGCATTCGGGCAGCGCACGGATGCCGCGGCATCCGCGCCTGCGGCGAACAACCGCGCCGAGCGTCGGGCCGCCGGCAAGAAGAAGTAG
- a CDS encoding helix-turn-helix domain-containing protein, with amino-acid sequence MPESPDAGARLLTPAQVAEMLQIAVDEVVALVIDGRLRGMKAGSPARWRIDAGSVAVYLDDQAEDARRMALWRESNAASFPELWGRGAVRNPD; translated from the coding sequence ATGCCCGAATCGCCCGACGCCGGCGCGCGCCTGCTGACACCCGCCCAAGTGGCGGAGATGCTGCAGATCGCCGTCGACGAGGTGGTCGCTCTCGTCATCGACGGCCGACTCCGAGGGATGAAGGCGGGCTCGCCGGCGCGCTGGCGCATCGACGCCGGCAGCGTCGCCGTCTACCTCGACGATCAAGCGGAAGACGCGCGGCGGATGGCCCTGTGGCGTGAATCGAATGCGGCGAGTTTTCCCGAGCTGTGGGGTCGGGGCGCGGTGCGCAACCCGGACTGA
- a CDS encoding LpqB family beta-propeller domain-containing protein encodes MSLRRLRRASITVLAGALMVALAACAGLPTSGPVNPGVRIVDDGTSGDIAFIPKGPVKDATPQQIVEGFIAAGTGPTNNWETAQQFLAPSYKGTWKPQAGVTIYASGQRTLQQSASGDIVLTVSPVATVDATGEMSPASDNGPIPLTFKLAQQDDGQWRITQAPDGIVLDKAQFLAVFGNYSLMYFDPTWTYLVPDGRWFPRYYAATNIAQGLVDGAPAPWLRGAVVSAFTDGARLELTSVPRQSNVAQVTLQDGARSLDQTALNRMQTQLEASLDVPGITSVDMLLPGGQQLTAQRVDVRSTAVAANPLVRTDDAFGFVSGTTISPIAGLSDALMQISATDIEVNADRTAAAVRDVSGAVLEVPADGPIRRLDTRPDLVAPSIDPAGYVWSVPSDAPGSVIAYAPGGTAVPMSGGWAGASAVIAQRVSRDGTRLVAVVRDGDRYAVWGAGIQRDRTGAPTALASPVKKLATLSDAATDLTWLDASTLGVLAGTGQDQYVEAVHVGGFPDAPIRTPGDTSTLSGQTSNASVSDTDGELYAQRGANWQQLMGGVRVLAVQQGMPR; translated from the coding sequence ATGAGTCTTCGGCGTCTGCGCCGGGCGAGCATCACCGTGCTCGCGGGGGCGCTCATGGTGGCCCTCGCCGCGTGCGCGGGGCTGCCGACCTCCGGACCGGTCAACCCGGGCGTGCGGATCGTGGACGACGGGACCTCCGGTGACATCGCGTTCATCCCGAAGGGGCCGGTGAAGGACGCCACGCCCCAGCAGATCGTCGAGGGCTTCATCGCGGCCGGTACCGGCCCCACCAACAACTGGGAGACGGCGCAGCAGTTCCTCGCCCCCAGCTACAAAGGCACCTGGAAGCCGCAGGCCGGCGTCACGATCTACGCGTCCGGGCAGCGCACCCTGCAGCAGAGCGCATCCGGCGACATCGTGCTGACGGTCTCGCCGGTGGCGACGGTGGATGCCACGGGGGAGATGAGCCCGGCATCCGACAACGGCCCCATTCCCCTGACCTTCAAGCTCGCTCAGCAGGACGACGGGCAGTGGCGGATCACCCAGGCGCCCGACGGGATCGTGCTCGACAAAGCCCAGTTCCTGGCCGTGTTCGGGAACTACTCGCTGATGTACTTCGATCCGACGTGGACCTACCTGGTGCCCGACGGGCGGTGGTTCCCTCGGTACTACGCCGCCACCAACATCGCTCAGGGCCTCGTCGACGGTGCGCCCGCGCCCTGGCTGCGCGGCGCGGTCGTGAGCGCGTTCACCGACGGTGCGCGACTGGAGCTGACCTCTGTCCCGCGCCAGTCCAACGTCGCGCAGGTGACCCTGCAGGACGGCGCCCGCTCGCTCGACCAGACCGCGCTGAACCGCATGCAGACCCAGCTCGAGGCGAGCCTGGACGTCCCCGGGATCACGAGCGTGGACATGCTGCTTCCCGGGGGCCAGCAGCTGACGGCCCAGCGTGTGGACGTGCGTTCCACCGCGGTGGCGGCCAACCCCTTGGTTCGCACCGATGACGCCTTCGGTTTCGTATCGGGCACGACCATCTCGCCGATCGCGGGGCTCTCCGACGCGCTGATGCAGATCTCGGCGACCGACATCGAGGTCAATGCCGATCGCACCGCCGCCGCTGTCCGCGACGTGTCGGGAGCGGTTCTCGAGGTCCCCGCCGACGGCCCCATCCGCCGCCTCGACACGCGTCCGGATCTCGTCGCTCCCTCCATCGATCCCGCGGGATACGTGTGGTCGGTGCCGTCGGACGCGCCCGGATCGGTGATCGCGTACGCACCGGGCGGCACCGCCGTTCCGATGTCCGGGGGATGGGCGGGCGCCTCCGCGGTCATCGCGCAGCGCGTCTCACGCGACGGGACGAGACTCGTCGCCGTGGTGCGCGACGGTGACCGCTACGCCGTATGGGGGGCGGGGATCCAGCGGGACCGCACCGGGGCGCCCACCGCGCTCGCGTCTCCCGTGAAGAAGCTCGCGACGCTGTCGGATGCCGCAACGGATCTCACCTGGCTCGATGCGAGCACCCTCGGCGTGCTCGCCGGCACCGGGCAGGACCAGTACGTCGAGGCGGTGCACGTGGGCGGCTTCCCGGACGCGCCGATCCGTACGCCCGGGGACACCTCGACGCTCTCGGGGCAGACGTCGAACGCGAGCGTGAGTGACACCGACGGCGAGCTCTATGCGCAGCGGGGTGCCAACTGGCAGCAGCTGATGGGGGGCGTCCGGGTACTGGCGGTGCAGCAGGGGATGCCGCGCTGA
- a CDS encoding ComF family protein has translation MLDPAWLRAPVWRRVGDAAAGALSLVLPVWCAGCDEPDVGLCVRCRELLLPRVRARSLLPGLAVCSALDFSGVPARVLRAFKEDGRTGLARPLGGALAAAVARVEGAGAEVAIVPVPSSRRAFRRRGYETSALLARRGGLEPLRALSSRGAVADQRGLGREARAQNVAGTLRARGVAGLSVIVVDDVLTTGATLREAARALTAGGARVIGAATVAATARHAP, from the coding sequence ATGCTCGATCCGGCTTGGCTCCGCGCACCCGTCTGGCGCCGCGTGGGCGACGCTGCGGCCGGGGCGCTCTCGCTGGTACTGCCCGTGTGGTGCGCGGGCTGCGATGAGCCAGACGTCGGTCTCTGCGTGCGCTGCCGTGAACTCCTTCTGCCACGGGTGCGCGCACGTTCGCTGCTGCCGGGGCTCGCCGTCTGCTCCGCACTGGATTTCTCCGGCGTGCCGGCGCGCGTCCTGCGCGCGTTCAAAGAGGACGGGCGTACGGGGCTGGCCCGACCGCTCGGCGGTGCCCTGGCCGCTGCTGTGGCGCGCGTCGAAGGCGCCGGCGCCGAGGTGGCGATCGTGCCCGTGCCCTCGTCGCGACGTGCGTTTCGCCGGCGAGGATACGAGACCAGCGCCCTGCTGGCGCGCCGGGGCGGTCTGGAGCCGCTGCGGGCGCTGAGCTCGCGCGGCGCGGTCGCCGACCAGCGTGGTCTCGGCCGCGAGGCGCGCGCGCAGAACGTCGCGGGAACCCTCCGGGCGCGCGGCGTTGCGGGGCTGTCCGTCATCGTCGTCGACGACGTGCTGACCACCGGCGCGACGTTGCGCGAGGCCGCGCGAGCCCTGACGGCCGGCGGTGCGCGCGTGATCGGGGCCGCGACCGTCGCTGCCACCGCCCGACACGCCCCGTGA